The following coding sequences lie in one Brevibacterium marinum genomic window:
- a CDS encoding ArsR/SmtB family transcription factor, translating into MGTDGSEADAGTDPTSAQVEVAAETFRMLASGTRLRLVWTLVNQELDVSSLAEAIGAAVPTVSQHLAKMRLAGLISSRRDGRRIFYTVDDPHVVSMVREIFDHIAPDGSLAPDPPATGT; encoded by the coding sequence ATGGGCACGGACGGTTCCGAGGCGGATGCGGGAACCGACCCCACTTCGGCACAGGTCGAGGTGGCGGCGGAGACCTTCCGCATGCTCGCCTCGGGCACACGTCTGCGTCTGGTCTGGACCCTGGTGAATCAGGAACTCGATGTGTCCTCACTCGCCGAGGCGATCGGTGCGGCAGTGCCCACCGTGAGTCAGCATCTGGCGAAGATGAGGTTGGCCGGGCTCATCTCCTCCCGCCGGGACGGGCGCCGGATCTTCTACACCGTCGACGACCCTCACGTGGTCTCGATGGTGCGCGAGATCTTCGATCACATCGCCCCGGACGGTTCGCTGGCCCCTGATCCGCCCGCGACGGGCACCTGA
- a CDS encoding replication-associated recombination protein A, whose product MTDGPDLFSSDSPDQGSPGPGVGGSSAGAGRALDPLAVRMRPRTIAEVVGQDHLTFPGSPLNQLVEASGGDRAGASSVILWGPPGVGKTTLAHVISHAPGRTFVELSAITAGVKDVRQVIENARRERDMYQRTTVLFLDEIHRFSKAQQDALLPAVENRLVVLVAATTENPSFSVISPLLSRSLLLTLRPLDDAAVADLIDSAVVSERGLAGQFELEPAAKDFIVRIAGADARRSLTILEAAAGIATAQAEFADGSTAAHSDFDGESDTDSDESEEVGETGESKAEDENRPILITEAACAEASSETVLRYDRNGDQHYDVVSAFIKSIRGSDVDAALHYLARMIVAGEDPRFIARRIVISAAEDIGMADPQALPIAVAASTAVQNIGMPEGRIPLAEAVTYLAMAPKSNASYMALDQAIADVKNGFAGQVPAHLRDAHYPGAKELGHGEGYRYSHSYPHGVAAQEYLPETLRGKRYYEPTGNGMERSMSERLEMLQRLLRP is encoded by the coding sequence ATGACCGACGGTCCCGACCTCTTCTCCTCCGACAGCCCGGATCAGGGATCTCCTGGCCCGGGCGTCGGCGGTTCTTCCGCCGGTGCGGGGCGTGCCCTCGATCCGCTGGCGGTGCGCATGCGTCCGCGCACCATCGCCGAGGTGGTCGGCCAGGACCATCTCACGTTCCCCGGCTCACCGCTGAACCAACTCGTCGAAGCCAGCGGGGGAGACCGGGCCGGAGCCTCCTCGGTGATCCTGTGGGGCCCTCCCGGGGTCGGCAAGACCACCTTGGCGCACGTGATCTCCCACGCACCGGGACGCACCTTCGTCGAACTCTCCGCCATCACCGCCGGTGTCAAGGACGTGCGTCAGGTGATCGAGAACGCCAGGCGCGAACGTGACATGTACCAGCGTACGACCGTGCTGTTCCTCGACGAGATCCACCGGTTCTCGAAGGCTCAGCAGGACGCGCTGCTGCCGGCGGTGGAGAATCGCCTCGTCGTGCTCGTGGCGGCGACGACGGAGAACCCCTCGTTCTCGGTCATCTCCCCGCTCCTGTCCCGCTCCCTTCTGCTCACGCTGCGGCCACTCGACGATGCCGCGGTCGCCGACCTGATCGACAGTGCTGTGGTCAGCGAACGTGGTCTGGCCGGGCAGTTCGAACTCGAACCGGCCGCGAAGGACTTCATCGTCCGCATCGCCGGCGCCGACGCCAGGCGATCCCTGACGATCCTCGAAGCGGCCGCCGGGATCGCGACCGCGCAGGCGGAGTTCGCCGACGGCTCGACCGCCGCCCATTCCGACTTCGACGGCGAATCGGACACCGACTCCGACGAGTCGGAGGAGGTCGGCGAAACCGGCGAGTCGAAAGCAGAGGACGAGAACCGACCGATCCTCATCACCGAGGCCGCCTGCGCCGAGGCCAGCTCCGAGACGGTGCTGCGCTACGACAGAAACGGCGATCAGCACTACGACGTGGTCTCCGCATTCATCAAGTCCATCCGCGGCTCCGATGTCGATGCCGCACTGCACTATCTGGCCCGGATGATCGTCGCCGGTGAGGACCCCCGGTTCATCGCCAGGCGAATCGTCATCTCCGCGGCAGAGGACATCGGCATGGCCGACCCACAGGCGCTGCCGATTGCGGTGGCCGCCTCGACCGCAGTGCAGAACATCGGCATGCCGGAAGGTCGGATCCCCCTCGCCGAGGCGGTCACCTACCTGGCGATGGCCCCGAAGTCGAACGCGAGCTACATGGCCTTGGACCAGGCGATCGCCGACGTCAAGAACGGATTCGCCGGACAGGTCCCGGCCCACCTGAGGGACGCGCACTATCCCGGGGCGAAGGAGCTCGGCCACGGTGAGGGGTACAGATACTCGCACAGCTATCCGCATGGTGTCGCGGCCCAGGAGTACCTGCCCGAGACGCTGCGCGGCAAACGCTACTACGAACCGACCGGCAACGGGATGGAGCGCTCCATGTCCGAGCGCCTCGAAATGTTGCAGAGGCTCCTCCGACCCTGA
- a CDS encoding NAD(P)-binding protein, producing MIISSLANAYSLQIVARLDEVLPDENEARLRPTDRPIDTGAAEVVVLGMGRIGVGAYQRLVDRGGLSVIGIDNDHLVVEELKRDEFNVLEGDATDHEFWHRLVVGGTARTVILAMAIHDSNTFALDQLRIAGFDGTIAAVVQRQGQVGHFTEAGVHAVVNIYSGSGAAVADAAMNPPTGRRPDGDASHTEG from the coding sequence ATGATCATCTCCTCACTGGCCAATGCCTACAGCCTGCAGATCGTGGCCCGCCTCGACGAGGTCCTGCCGGACGAGAACGAGGCCCGTCTGCGACCGACGGACCGTCCGATAGACACCGGTGCCGCCGAGGTGGTCGTGCTGGGTATGGGGCGCATCGGCGTCGGCGCCTACCAACGGCTCGTCGATCGGGGTGGCCTGTCGGTCATCGGCATCGACAACGACCACCTGGTGGTGGAGGAGCTCAAGCGCGATGAGTTCAATGTGCTGGAAGGCGACGCCACCGACCATGAGTTCTGGCACCGTCTGGTGGTAGGAGGAACGGCCCGCACGGTCATCCTGGCCATGGCAATCCACGACTCGAACACGTTCGCCCTCGACCAGCTGCGGATCGCCGGCTTCGACGGCACCATCGCCGCGGTCGTGCAGCGCCAAGGCCAAGTCGGTCATTTCACCGAGGCCGGGGTCCACGCAGTCGTCAACATCTACAGCGGCTCAGGCGCGGCAGTCGCCGATGCTGCGATGAATCCGCCGACCGGCCGAAGGCCCGATGGCGACGCCAGCCACACCGAAGGCTGA
- the aspS gene encoding aspartate--tRNA ligase: MLRSHETGSLRASHAGQTVTLTGWVDRRRDHGGVAFIDLREASGIVQVVVREDDAHALRNETVVKVTGTVSQRPEGNTNPSLPTGEIEVVDTTVEVLSPAEALPFQVSDHAEDAGTVGEETRLRYRYLDLRRSGPAKTLRLRSAANKAARAVLDEQEYLEIETPTLTKSTPEGARDFLVPARLQPGSWYALPQSPQLFKQLLQVAGMERYYQLARCYRDEDFRADRQPEFTQLDIEASFVEQDDIIELAEKILVALWKLIGHEITTPIPHITYAEAMEKYGTDKPDLRFDLELHNLTDFFSETPFRVFQSDYVGSVVYPGGGSLPRRQLDAWQDWAKQRGAKGLAYVLVAEDGTLTGPVAKNISDAEKAGLVAAAGAAPGDAIFFAAGDRSSSRALLGAARNEIAERTGLIKDGDWAFVWVVDAPMFESAADAQAAGDVAVGGGAWTAVHHAFTAPKPEFLDTLESDPGAALAYAYDIVCNGNEIGGGSIRIHRKDVQERVFTIMGISEEEAQEKFGFLLEAFKFGAPPHGGIAFGWDRIVSLLADVDSIREVIAFPKSGGGYDPLTQAPAPITDAQRAEAGVDFEPEADVVEA, from the coding sequence GTGCTGAGAAGCCACGAAACCGGAAGCCTGCGAGCCTCACATGCAGGACAAACCGTCACCCTCACAGGGTGGGTCGACCGTCGTCGCGATCACGGAGGTGTCGCCTTCATCGATCTGCGTGAGGCTTCTGGAATCGTCCAGGTCGTAGTCCGCGAAGACGATGCACACGCACTGCGCAACGAAACCGTCGTCAAGGTCACCGGCACCGTGTCCCAGCGACCGGAGGGCAACACCAACCCGAGCCTGCCCACCGGTGAGATCGAAGTCGTCGACACCACCGTCGAGGTCCTCAGCCCCGCCGAAGCGCTGCCCTTCCAGGTCTCCGACCACGCCGAAGACGCCGGAACCGTAGGAGAGGAGACCCGACTGCGCTACCGCTACCTCGACCTGCGGCGCTCGGGACCGGCGAAGACCCTGCGTCTGCGCTCGGCCGCGAACAAGGCGGCCCGCGCGGTCCTCGACGAGCAGGAATACCTCGAGATCGAGACCCCGACCCTGACGAAGTCTACCCCGGAAGGCGCCCGCGACTTCCTGGTGCCCGCACGCCTGCAGCCCGGCTCCTGGTACGCCCTGCCGCAGTCCCCGCAGCTGTTCAAACAGCTCCTGCAGGTGGCAGGCATGGAACGCTACTACCAGTTGGCCCGCTGCTACCGTGACGAGGACTTCCGCGCCGACCGTCAGCCCGAGTTCACCCAGCTCGACATCGAAGCCTCCTTCGTCGAGCAGGACGACATCATCGAGTTGGCCGAGAAGATCCTCGTGGCGCTGTGGAAGCTCATCGGCCACGAGATCACCACGCCGATCCCGCACATCACCTACGCCGAGGCGATGGAGAAGTACGGCACCGACAAGCCCGACCTGCGCTTCGACCTCGAACTGCACAATCTCACCGACTTCTTCTCCGAGACTCCGTTCCGGGTCTTCCAGTCCGACTACGTCGGCTCCGTCGTCTACCCGGGCGGCGGCTCCCTGCCCCGACGTCAGCTCGACGCCTGGCAGGACTGGGCCAAACAGCGCGGCGCCAAGGGCCTGGCCTATGTGCTCGTGGCCGAAGACGGGACCCTGACCGGTCCCGTGGCCAAGAACATCTCCGATGCCGAGAAGGCCGGGCTCGTCGCAGCCGCAGGAGCGGCCCCCGGGGACGCGATCTTCTTCGCCGCCGGTGACCGATCGAGCTCGCGGGCCCTCCTCGGTGCTGCTCGCAACGAGATCGCCGAACGTACCGGACTCATCAAGGACGGCGATTGGGCCTTCGTATGGGTCGTCGACGCACCGATGTTCGAGTCCGCCGCCGATGCACAGGCCGCGGGCGACGTGGCCGTCGGCGGGGGAGCCTGGACAGCGGTCCATCACGCCTTCACCGCGCCCAAGCCCGAATTCCTCGACACCCTGGAATCGGACCCGGGTGCGGCATTGGCCTACGCCTACGACATCGTCTGCAACGGCAACGAGATCGGCGGAGGCTCGATCCGCATCCACCGCAAGGACGTCCAGGAACGCGTGTTCACGATCATGGGCATCAGCGAAGAGGAGGCGCAGGAGAAGTTCGGCTTCCTCCTCGAAGCCTTCAAGTTCGGCGCACCTCCGCACGGCGGCATCGCCTTCGGTTGGGACCGCATCGTGTCCCTGCTCGCCGATGTCGATTCGATTCGCGAAGTCATCGCCTTCCCGAAGTCCGGCGGAGGATACGATCCGCTCACCCAGGCACCCGCACCGATCACCGACGCCCAGCGTGCCGAGGCAGGCGTGGACTTCGAGCCGGAAGCCGACGTCGTCGAGGCCTGA
- the hisS gene encoding histidine--tRNA ligase: MAKSARLSGFPERLPAERVIEKSVIDVLDHTFALHGYSALNHRAVEPISHLAKDGEIDKEIFAVSRLHSEGTERNPLGLHFDLTVPLARYIADNANELSFPFRAARIQPVWRGERPQQGRYREFIQADIDVIAEAELPGHFEVEIPLAVADAFSRLAPLGVPPIRIVVNDRRLLEGFARGIGLSNIQAVLRCLDKYDKVGPAEVGKLLAAEAGADDEQQRLCLELAAIESDSPAFAEEVRGLGVEHPLLDEGLESLTTMLRAAHDRAPGVVVAQLKIARGLDYYTGAVYETQLIGYEELGSVASGGRYDSLVTVGKKSYPGVGMSIGVSRLMAFILDPDSGIGATRGTPSVAVVAVTDESKRAEADAVAAALRARDIACEVSPSAAKFGKQIRYAERRQIPFVWFTDGESGHEIKDIRTGEQTAADPQTWEPVDADRRPRVYRD; this comes from the coding sequence ATGGCGAAGTCAGCCCGACTGTCCGGATTCCCGGAACGACTGCCTGCCGAACGCGTAATCGAGAAGTCCGTCATCGACGTCCTCGACCACACCTTCGCACTGCATGGGTATTCGGCACTCAACCACCGGGCGGTCGAGCCGATCAGCCACCTGGCCAAGGACGGGGAGATCGACAAGGAGATCTTCGCCGTCAGCCGTCTCCACTCCGAAGGCACGGAGCGCAATCCGCTGGGTCTGCACTTCGACCTCACCGTGCCGCTGGCCCGCTACATCGCCGACAATGCGAACGAACTCAGCTTCCCGTTCAGGGCCGCACGCATCCAACCCGTGTGGCGCGGGGAGCGTCCGCAGCAGGGCCGGTACCGGGAGTTCATCCAAGCCGACATCGACGTCATCGCCGAGGCGGAGCTGCCCGGGCACTTCGAGGTCGAGATTCCGCTGGCCGTCGCAGACGCCTTCAGCCGACTGGCACCCTTGGGTGTGCCACCGATCAGGATCGTCGTCAACGACCGCAGACTGCTCGAAGGCTTCGCCCGAGGCATCGGGTTGAGCAACATCCAGGCGGTGCTGCGCTGCCTCGACAAGTACGACAAGGTCGGTCCCGCCGAGGTGGGCAAGCTGTTGGCCGCCGAAGCCGGAGCCGATGACGAGCAGCAGCGACTGTGCCTGGAGCTGGCCGCCATCGAATCCGACTCGCCTGCCTTCGCCGAGGAGGTGCGCGGGCTCGGAGTCGAGCACCCGCTGCTCGACGAAGGCCTCGAGTCCCTGACCACGATGCTGCGTGCGGCCCATGACAGGGCCCCCGGCGTCGTCGTGGCGCAGCTGAAGATCGCACGCGGACTCGACTACTACACGGGTGCTGTCTACGAGACGCAGCTGATCGGATACGAGGAGCTCGGCTCCGTCGCCTCGGGCGGTCGCTACGACTCCCTCGTCACGGTGGGCAAGAAGAGCTACCCGGGCGTGGGAATGTCGATCGGCGTCTCACGGCTCATGGCCTTCATCCTCGATCCGGACAGCGGCATCGGCGCCACCCGCGGAACACCGTCGGTCGCCGTCGTCGCCGTGACCGATGAGTCCAAGCGTGCCGAAGCTGATGCCGTCGCCGCCGCTCTGCGCGCCCGCGACATCGCCTGCGAGGTCTCACCGAGCGCGGCGAAGTTCGGCAAGCAGATACGATACGCCGAACGTCGGCAGATCCCCTTCGTGTGGTTCACCGATGGCGAGAGCGGCCACGAGATCAAGGACATCCGCACCGGTGAGCAGACCGCGGCCGATCCCCAGACCTGGGAACCGGTCGACGCCGACCGCCGACCGCGAGTGTACCGGGACTGA
- a CDS encoding DUF349 domain-containing protein: MSTPTPKPVPRPSSLPRPQTPQTVVGTTVDHDAEVRRAADHGRADQEGNVFVVTAEGERAVGQYPDASPEDALEYFAKKYVELVEHAVHLRNRLSAGAPGREVASAAKTLQESVPDANVVGDLRGLSATLDTLISDAQDTESRQAAKAEAAKLDAAQEREEIVAEAEALAKRDPAKIQWKQSGARLRELFGQWKEMQRNGPRLPRAVDQELWGRFSQARNTFEHKRKEFFAELDKLNSEGKRIKEKIVAEAESLSDSTDFRTVSQKYKELMSQWKKAPRASRKDDDALWARFRAAQDVFFSARDAENAAIDEEYRGNLAVKEEILTRAQALLPIRDIAVAKKELRVIQDEWEAAGKVPRADMSRMEGGLRDVERALSEAEDAEWKRSNPETKARTSGALSQLDDSIAELEQTFERAKSSGDDKAVAEAQSALDARRAWRDQLTQTAAELD, from the coding sequence ATGTCGACCCCGACGCCGAAGCCGGTCCCGCGCCCGTCATCCCTGCCCCGCCCGCAGACGCCTCAGACCGTGGTCGGCACGACCGTTGATCATGATGCGGAAGTTCGACGAGCAGCGGATCACGGCCGCGCCGACCAGGAGGGCAACGTCTTCGTCGTCACCGCTGAGGGCGAGCGGGCGGTCGGGCAGTATCCGGATGCCAGTCCTGAGGACGCCTTGGAGTACTTCGCCAAGAAGTATGTCGAACTCGTCGAACACGCGGTTCACCTGCGCAACCGCCTGTCCGCCGGAGCCCCGGGCCGCGAGGTGGCTTCGGCCGCGAAGACCCTGCAGGAGTCGGTGCCCGATGCCAATGTCGTCGGGGACCTCAGGGGGCTGTCTGCGACCTTGGACACCCTGATCTCCGATGCTCAGGACACGGAATCGAGGCAGGCGGCCAAGGCCGAGGCCGCGAAGCTCGATGCGGCCCAGGAGCGCGAGGAGATCGTCGCCGAGGCAGAAGCGCTGGCGAAGCGCGATCCCGCGAAGATCCAGTGGAAGCAGTCGGGAGCGCGTCTGCGTGAGCTCTTCGGCCAGTGGAAGGAGATGCAGCGCAACGGTCCCAGGCTCCCCCGTGCCGTGGACCAGGAGCTGTGGGGCCGATTCTCGCAGGCTCGGAACACCTTCGAGCACAAGCGGAAGGAATTCTTCGCAGAGCTCGACAAGCTCAATTCCGAGGGCAAGCGGATCAAGGAGAAGATCGTCGCCGAGGCGGAATCACTGTCGGACTCGACCGATTTCCGCACCGTGTCCCAGAAGTACAAAGAACTCATGAGTCAGTGGAAGAAGGCCCCGCGGGCCTCCCGCAAGGACGATGATGCCCTCTGGGCACGCTTCCGGGCCGCGCAGGACGTGTTCTTCTCCGCCCGTGATGCCGAGAATGCTGCGATCGACGAGGAGTACAGGGGAAATCTTGCGGTCAAGGAGGAGATCCTGACCAGAGCGCAGGCTCTGCTGCCTATCCGAGACATCGCGGTCGCGAAGAAGGAGCTGCGCGTCATTCAGGACGAGTGGGAGGCCGCCGGGAAGGTTCCTCGTGCGGACATGTCCCGGATGGAAGGCGGTCTGCGTGATGTCGAACGTGCGCTCTCCGAGGCCGAGGACGCCGAATGGAAGCGCAGCAACCCGGAGACAAAGGCACGGACGTCCGGCGCGCTGAGCCAGCTCGACGATTCGATCGCGGAACTGGAGCAGACATTCGAGAGGGCCAAGTCCAGCGGCGATGACAAGGCCGTCGCCGAGGCACAGAGCGCGCTGGATGCGCGTCGCGCCTGGCGGGATCAGTTGACTCAGACGGCGGCCGAACTGGACTGA
- a CDS encoding MBL fold metallo-hydrolase produces the protein MDVFSTTAEFLDVNCYAVRAEGEDDCVFIDSGFDCAPGLAEIVEEENLVPRAVLLTHGHPDHVLGLTDVLSRWNVPVHLGDPDRYRLDKPAETLSPQFAQMLEPLVRGWSAPEVNALVDAQTLEVAGLTITALAAPGHTEGSTLLRVHADGEEIIFTGDVVFAGAIGRVDLPGGDASAMAQSLRAFTTLPDVPIYPGHGPRSRVGHESATNPFL, from the coding sequence ATGGATGTATTTTCGACCACCGCCGAATTCCTCGATGTCAACTGCTATGCCGTCCGAGCAGAGGGCGAAGACGACTGCGTCTTCATCGACTCGGGATTCGACTGCGCACCCGGCCTCGCCGAAATCGTCGAGGAGGAGAATCTCGTGCCCCGTGCCGTGCTGCTGACCCACGGCCACCCCGACCATGTCCTCGGGCTGACCGATGTGCTGTCCCGGTGGAATGTGCCGGTCCACCTCGGCGACCCCGACCGCTACCGCCTGGACAAACCCGCCGAGACGCTGAGCCCGCAGTTCGCGCAGATGCTCGAGCCCCTCGTCAGGGGGTGGTCGGCGCCCGAGGTCAACGCCCTCGTCGACGCCCAGACCCTCGAGGTCGCCGGCCTGACCATCACGGCCCTGGCCGCTCCGGGACACACGGAGGGATCCACGCTCCTGCGCGTACACGCCGACGGTGAGGAGATCATCTTCACCGGCGACGTGGTCTTCGCCGGAGCGATCGGACGGGTCGACCTGCCGGGAGGAGACGCCTCGGCGATGGCGCAATCGCTGCGGGCCTTCACCACGCTGCCCGACGTTCCCATCTATCCTGGACACGGCCCGAGGTCACGAGTTGGACACGAATCGGCGACGAACCCGTTCCTCTAG